The following is a genomic window from Lactococcus carnosus.
ACAATTTATTCAAGACTTAGTTAAAAAAGGCTATACGACAAATACACCTGTTAAAAAGGGATTTGAAACAGGCAAGTATGCTATGCTCTTAAGTGGCTCATGGACGATGGCTGATCTGGCAGCTAACTATAAAGATATCGACTATGGTATCCTACCTTACCCAGTTTCAGATACAACGAAGAAACTTGTCTCACCAACAGGTAGTTGGGAACTTGCTATGTCAAGTGCAACTAAGAAAAAAGAGGCAGCTGCAGCCTTTATCGTCTATGCAACCAATACTGAATCAAGCAAAATTATGAGCTTAGGGAATCAAGTGTTACCAATTCGTAAATCAACAGCCGAATTGATCAAAAATGATATCCCAGAAGGGATGAAGTTCTTGATGGAACAAAATCAACTCACAGGCAAATCACGCCCTGTCGTTGTCGCTTATCCACAAGTATCACGTGCCTTCCAACAAGCAGCAGCTGACGCAGGCTACTTTAAAGAAAATCCAGATGTACAAAAAGTTGCAGATACCAGAGCTGCAGAAATGCAAGCAGCAATCGATAAAGCTAAAAAATAAATAGGGTAAAGTATGACTGGAATAGCCGCCCTGTTTACATTGCATGACAGAAAACAACTGGTCTGTTGCTGACTCAGATCGAAGGGGAAACTGGTTTAGGAGTAATTTTATGAACAAAAAACCGACATTAAAAGATAATTTGATCGGGTACGGCTTTATGTCACCAGCCTTGGTATTACTAGGTGTTTTTCTGGTCATTCCCGTATTCATGGTTGTCTACTATTCATTTACTGACTACTATTTGCTAACACCCGATCAACGACAGTTTGTCGGATTAGCAAACTTCATCCAACTCGTTAAAGATCCGATTTTTATCAAATCAATCTTTAATACCTTAAAATTTGTGGTCTGGATCATTCCAGTTCAACTTGGTGCAGCGCTCGGCTTAGCATTAATCGTCAATAAAGCCCGAAAAGGGAATCTCTTGTTTAAAGTTGCTTTCTTTGCGCCAGTTGTCATGTCCTTGGTCGTGATTTCGATTCTTTGGCTCTATCTGCTCAATCCAAATGATGGCTTGATTAATACAATCTTGACCAAGGTCGGAATCAGCGCACAACCCTTTTTGACAAGTCCAAAGCAAGCCATGTATACGATCGTCTTCGTTTCAGCATGGCAGGGTGCTGGCTACCAGATGTTGCTCCTACTTGGTGGGATGCAAAATATCCCGCAAGATGTCTATGAGGCAGCTGAAATAGATGGCTTTAGTAAGTTTCAACAATTCATCTATATTACCATGCCCTTGTTGAAACCGACAGCCTTGTTTGTTCTCTTAACAACCCTTATATCGGCCTTTAAACTGATAGTTCAGCCGATGGTCATGACACAAGGGGGACCGATGAATTCGACCATGACCATGGTCTACTATATCTACCAATCAGGATTTACAGATAGAATGGTCGGCTATTCAAGTGCCATCGCCCTCATTTTCACAACGATGATCGGCATGATTTCAATCGGTCAACGCAAGCTGATGAAGGAGGATTAAGATGAAAAAAATACTTAAAAAACTAAAAGCAATCACAATTCTTGAGTATCTCTTACTCTTACTTCTAGCAGCCCTCTTTATTTTCCCGATGTTATGGATGGTTGTTTCATCTATGAAACCAGAAGCGAATGTTTTTAAAGACCTAACAAGCTTTCGCGCTTTCTTGCCAAGTATGAATCCAGCCAACTGGTTTAAAACCTATGCAGAGGTCATCAAACGCTTTAGTGTTGGGACTTATCTACTTAATAGTATCTTCTATGGTCTAAGCTTTTCCTTTTGTTCTATCTTGATTAATGCCTTGGCTGGTTTTGCCTTTGCAAAGATTAATTTCTCAGGTAAAAAACTCATCTTCGGCTTGATGCTAGGGCTCCTAATCGTGCCTGTAGAGACAGTCTTAATCCCGCAATTTACAATCATGAATGGACTAGGGCTAGTGAATACACGACTGGCAGTTATCCTACCCGGAATCGCAAGTGTCTTTAATATTTACCTGTTTAGGAATTTCTTTATCGCCATCCCTGAAGAAATTATCGAGTCTGCAAGAATTGATGGGGCAAGTATTGTCAAAATTTTCTTTAGCATCATGTTACCCATGTCCAAACCTGCGATTGCGACAGTCGGCGTGCTGTCATTTATAGGCAGTTGGAATGACTACATCTGGCCGTTAATGGTCTTGACAGACAAAAGTAAATTTTCGATGCAAGTGGCGATTACGACCATCAATTCGACACAACCTGTTTACATTAATCAGGTGATGGCTGTCTTGACCATGTCAACAATTCCACTCATTATCATCTATGTTGTGGCGCAAAAATATATCTTAGAAGGCCTTGGTGGGTCAGGCACAGGCATCAAATAAGGCATTACTTAAAACCTAAAAAGGGGAGACATGACAAATAAAGTTGCGTTGGCGAATCAGTTTATTGCTGAACATGTCACAGAAGTTGTACAAGATTATCGGCATCACTTTCACTTAATGGCGCCTATTGGCTGGATAAATGATCCAAATGGCTTTATTTATTTCCAAGGCGCCTATCATCTGTTTTATCAACACTATCCCTATGATAGTAAGTGGGGACCGATGCACTGGGGGCATGCTAAGTCGGTTGACTTAATCCATTGGGAACATCTGCCTGTTGCATTAGCACCTGATCAAGACTATGATGCAGATGGCTGTTATTCGGGGAGTGCTATCGAGCGAGATGGCAAACTTTACCTGATCTATACAGGTCATGTCGAGCACGATGGTGTCAGACGAGAGGTGCAGTGTTTGGCTGTATCTGAGGATGGCATTCACTTTGAAAAAAATGCGGCTAATCCGATTATAGGAGATGAGCAGCTGCTAGGCATCGATGCCGATATTGCTGATTTTCGGGATCCAAAAGTCTTTGCGCGTGACGACAGTTACTACTGTGTCGTCGCCTCTAAAACATCAACTGACCTTGGACAGATTTTACTGTTTAAATCAGACGATTTACTGACCTGGTCATTTTTCTCAGTCCTATTGACGGGTGAGCCAAAACATGGCACCATGTGGGAATGTCCCGATCTCTTCCACCTGGATGGGAAAGACGTCTTAATCATGTCTCCAATCGGTATGCCAGCTGCTGACTATGCTTTTGAAAATAGCAACTCTACTGTTGCTTTTATCGGACAAGTCGACTGGCAAACAGGGACATTTAAGGTAGATAACTATCATGAGATTGATGGTGGTATGGATTTCTATGCACCACAGACCTGTCTGGGACCGAATGGCGAACGCATCATGGTAGCTTGGATGCAGATGTGGCAACGCACCCTACCGACAGATGATCAAAAACACCTATGGGCTGGTGCCATGACCCTAGCAAGACGCTTAAGCATAGAAAACTTAACCCTACGACAAGTACCTGTTTTAGGCCAGTTAAGTCCTGTCACACAAAAACTAGCGATTCCTGAAAATCATCGAGAAACTGTAATTTTGGACCAGCTCTTTACAGATAGTTGCTATCTAAAGTTTGACTTAGATTTATCTAAGTCAAGTCAAGTTGACATTGAGCTCGCCAAGTCGGCGTCATCAGCAATTCGCCTTAAAGTTGACGTGGAGAAGCAGGGAATCACCTTAGATAGAGAAGGTTTTGGTATTGCGTTAACTGGACAGGAGGCAGCTCCCCTAAATAGTCGGCAAGTGCCACTAGTGTTAGATAAGTCAAAAAAACTGACCATCGAAGTCGTCAGGGACACCTCCTCCATAGAGGTATTTACAGATAGCGGTCAGGCTTTAACAGCCACATTTTACGAAACAGATAAAAGTCAGGTGATTGGCCTATCATCTGCGGGTGAATTAACAGGTGAGTTGATTTATTCAGTCATTTCTTGATTATCAAAAAATACTTGACCAGCTTCTAGGTCAAGTGTTTTTTAGTTTATTCTCATAAATATTTAATGTCTGTTGGCTCTTTGGCGTAGTAAGATTAAAAAACATTTCCTTGTTTCTTAATCATATTGTGTCCTTGTCTTGTTTGTTCAATCTTTTAAGCAAGCGTAAGGTGTCAGGTTGGTGCTAAAAATTTGACTACTCTCTCAAGTCTTATAAAGTAAAGTAAGGCTAACACGATAACAGTATAATCAAATGATTTTGATACCTAGTAACCTAGCAAAAACCCCTGCTTGTGAAGCATTTATCTTAATGCCATTGAGTTGGTCTAAAGTAACCTCAATGGCATCAAATTCAGTATTTGAAAAATCTATACCTTTAAGATTAGTCCCCCAAAAGTTGGCTAAATTAATATTTGTATGCCTCAACTCAATTTTAGAGAATGTACAGGTTTGAAAGAGACTCTCTATTAATTCACAATTTTCAAAAGTGACTTGTTTTAAAGTACTATCAGAAAAATTTGCGTAGTTCAAATTAGCATGATTAAATTGCGTTGTTTTAAAGTAAGCGCCAATAAAATTTGTTCCAAAAAACTTACACTGTGTAAATTCACAGTCATAAAACCTTGCCTTGGATAAGTCAAGGTTAGACCAATCACATCCTATAAATACACACTTTGTAAATTCTAGTTCGCCCAATTCTGTATGCTCAAAACTTATTTTATTAAACTTTGATTGACTGAAATACAGATTTTCTGTGACGTTGATAACTTCATCAATTAATTCAGTTTGATAAATCTCATTATCTTGAATATCTTTAAAACTCTGTTGTAGTAAATTATTCAATGCCATTTTTGTACCTCATATTTTATTTTTTTATACATTTTTACGCTCATTGGTTGCGATAGAGTAAAAGTGGTACAAATGATTACGTATATAGTGCTTTTAAATTGATGAAAATGACCAGTATTCAACTGGTGAGGTCCATTCAAAAGTTCTTTATCTATAAGGGGTTCTAGGTTCTTTTTAGGTCGTTCAAAAGCTTGGAAGATAGCAGTTTGACCCCTTTATAAGGTGTCAAACTTTTAATACCTCACAAGATTTTTCAAATACTATCTATGCTATCATCTCTAAACTAGTCTTTAAAAAATTCATTAGCCCCATATATGACAGCGACGATACTAAATATTGAGACAATTAATGATAGAAAACCTGATAAAAACAAGCCGTTTAAAATGATCAGTAAGCACACTAGGTAGCATACGTTCTTTTTGTTTTTTTTAATTAAAATAATGACATGATTCATCTTTTAGAAATTCCTTTATCTACTTTAATTGACATGTTGAGGTTATTGTTAAGCGTATGAATAACGATGAGGTGACACAGGCTAAGTTAAAGATTAAGCTGTGCTAAAAACCCTTTAATATCAGTTTCATAGTTATATTTTTCGTTAATTGACGTTAACAACTCTAAATCATGCGTGTGCGTCTTTCCGGTCTCTATCAGTTCTTTGTAGAGTTCAAAATAAGGGAGCTTTTTTTGTTCGGCTAGTTCAATCTCACTTAACCTATCATAAATTACTTTTCTAAAGTGTACATCGAACCTACTAGCTTCATCGATTTCTAAAATAGCATATTGTGCCCGATCATCTGTTCTAAACTTATCCCAAAAAGAAAAAGGTTGTCCTACTGTTCCGGGATTAATAACTACTCTACCTTTCGTATCATATCTCATCATTTGATGATGGACATGTCCATAAATCGCCACATCGGTGTCTTCATCAAAAAGATGATCGAAGTTTATTTGTTCCGAAGTAGGGTGCAAGGCCCCTCCCCAATTTTTATCAATTTGATTATGTGTTAAGGAAAAATTTAGTCCATTTATATTCTTTTTCATTCTTAAAGGCATATTCTGAAGAAACGCGATATCCTTTTTGGATAAAGTTTGATACAAGTATTGACTCAGTCTAGTAAAATAAACATCGGTCGCATCATCAATTTTTGCACCATCTAATACATCTAAAAAACAGTCATCCCAATTGCCTTTTATTTGTACTGTTATAGGCAATTTGTAGAGTAACTCTAACAGATCCTTACTCCCTGGACCGGGCAATAATATATCACCCAACAACCAATATTCTTGGACATCTTGTTTTTCTGCGTCATCAACCACTGATTTTAATGCATGAAAGTTGCCATGAATATCAGATAGTAGAGCTATTTTTCTTTTCATCCTGATCTCCTTTTAATATATTGTATAACTTTTAAGCTAATTATGTCATGATTAACTGGATATGCTATATAGAATGGCTGACTGGAACCAGCTGCATCTAATGCCTCTTTCCTAATAGGATCAGTCGCCTTGTCTGTAGGTGCTAGATTCAGTGATTCACACGCTAGTCCATCGTTTTCCTAAGGCTTTTATGATATAATATGTCTATGATTATTACACTTATCATTTTAGTCCTTTTAGTTTGGGCATACTTTGTCGGCCAGTCACGTGGTCTTGCATTGCAACTCTTTTATACATTTGGCTCGATTATCGCTATTTTTATTGCACTTGCAAATTATAAAACACTTGCTGAAAAGATAACACTTTGGGTCCCTTTTGCCTCTGCAACAGTAGATAGTAAATTGTCTTTTTATCCGGCTAAATTACTTTTCGAAATTGATCACGTTTTCTACGCACTCGTCGCCTTTTTGATCATTTACGCTGTCGTCTATGCTGGCTTACGACTTATCGGTATCTTTTTAGGTGCCCTTGAAAGTATGATCATATTTGGCGCTATCGGTAACGTGATTGCCGGTATCTTATCAGTCTGTGCTGTCTTTTTTGGCTTATCACTTGCTCTGATGGTGCTGTCAACTGTCCCGCTTGCTTTGGTACAAAACCAGCTATACGCTAGTGGCATTGCACGCTTCATGCTAGAGCAAACACCTATTTTTTCTAGCTGGTTGCAACATACCTTTATCACAGACATTACAAAAATTAACCTATAGAATCCTATGAACAATAAAATTTTAGTTACTCTAGAGTTTGATCAGATTAAAGCACAAGTTAGTCAATCACTCTCTACCTCTCAGGGACAAGCAGAAATGCAAGACTTGGCCCCTATTACTGACCGAGATCGTATCCAAAAATGGTTTGCCGAATTAGTAGAATTTGGTAATATCGTCCAAGAAAATGGTCCGGTACCACTAGCTAATACAGCAGACTTGACGGAAATCTTGCGTCGTATCGAATTAGATGCGAGCTTGGCGAGTCAAGAATTTGCAAAAATAAAAAAAGTTCTGCGTTTGGTAAATGAAACGCGGCGTTTTTTTGAACACGCAGTAAATGTTAGCTTTCCCGTTTTATCACAAACACTCGACAAATTTGTCGATGTGGGGTATTTGCTAGGCCTACTGCAAATCATCGATTCAGCTGGTGCACTTGCGGATACCGCCTCAAGTCATTTGTTTAGTCTGCGTCAGACAATCAAAAAAAGTGACAGTGATGTCAAAAAAATATTGGCTGAAATCTTATCAAAATCTCAGGATCATTTGACCGAAAATATTATTACCATCCGTCAAGGACGGCCAGTGCTTGCGGTCAGAAGTGATAGCAAGAATAAAATACCTGGCGTCGTCCACGATATGAGTGCCTCAGGTCAGACCTTCTATATCGAGCCAAATCGAGTGGTGACACTAAACAATGATATCGCCCAAAAGAGGATAGAAGAAAAAAATGAAGTATCACGTATACTGCGAGAACTTGCGGAGGCCATAAAACCTCATACGCCAGATATTCGACAAAATACCTGGTTGATCGGACAAATCGATCTCATTAATGCAAAATATCGGTATCAGCTTGCTAATAAAGCCACGATACCGACTATCTCTGATCATAAAGCAATTAAGCTCTATGATGCTAGACACCCCTTAATCGATCCAAAAACAGTCGTTGCAAATGATCTTTTCTTTGATCAGACACTGGAAACGATCGTTATCACTGGGCCTAATACAGGTGGTAAAACGATTACCTTAAAAACACTTGGTGTGGCACAGCTGATGGCACAATCAGGTCTACCTATCCTAGCTGATCATGGTAGTCAGGTCGGCATCTTTACAGAGATTTTTGCTGACATAGGTGATGAACAATCCATCGCCCAAAGTCTATCGACCTTTTCTAGTCATATGACCAATATCGTTAAGATATTAGGACAAGTTGACCACAAAAGTCTTGTTTTATTTGATGAGTTGGGTGCGGGTACTGACCCTAAAGAAGGGGCAGCCCTTGCGATTTCGATCCTCGACTTTCTAAAAGCTAGGCATGCTAAAACACTTGCGACAACGCATTATCCTGAGCTAAAAGCGTATGGCGTTGAGACAGAAGGTGTCGAGAATGCCTCTATGGCCTTTGACTTGGATAATTTCAAACCGACTTATCGCTTGGTACAAGGGGTACCGGGACGCTCAAACGCCTTAGAAATTTCAAGACGTTTAGGATTGGACAGCTCGATATTAGCTGAAGCTGCAGGCTTTCTGACAGAAGATGAACATGATGTGAACGTCATGATTGCCTCATTAGAGCAAAAAAATCAAGATTTAACAACATCAGTTGCGAACATCAGAATACTTGAAAAAGAAAATAAGCTCTTGCACCAAGACTTGAGCAAGTCAGTTGAGAGCTTTAAACGTGACCGTGAAAAAGCCTTAAACGAAGCACGACAAGAAGCACAAGATATCGTCAAAGTTGCGATTGATGAAGCCGATACGATTCTCAAGAATCTACAAGACAAGTCTTTATTGAAACCACACGAAATCATAGAAGCAAAACATCAGCTAGGTGAGCTAGCTCCTGAACTTGTTGATTTATCTAAGAATAAAGTCCTTAAAAAAGCCAAAGCAAAACGTGGCCTTAAGCCAGGCGTGGAAGTCCTTGTCCTATCCTATAATCAGCGTGGTAATCTCATCAGACTGGCTAAAGATGGGCGCTGGGAAGTCCAGATGGGCTTGATCACCACAAAACTATCAGAAGACGAGTTTGACCCGATAGAGAGTGAAGAGATCACTAAAAAAGTCAAGACCAAAGCCGTTAAAAAAACAGTGACTTCTCATATCCAAGCCCAGTTAGATTTACGTGGGACACGATTTGAAGAAGCCCAAAAGCAATTAGACGACTATCTAGACCAAGCCTTACTCGCTAATCTGCACCAGATTACCGTCGTTCATGGTATCGGTACAGGTGTTATACGTGAGATGGTCCGAGAGTACCTCCAGCGTTCTAGACACGTCAAGTCCTACACCTATGCACCGCAAAATGCAGGCGGTAGCGGAGCGACGATCGTGACCTTGAAGTAGGTCAAAACGTATACAGTAACAAGGACAACACCGAATTAACTGTCGGTGTTTTTTTGTATGTTTTCTTAGAGAATATCAGGTTGTCAGGTGATTGTGAAAAATGACAGTAAACTCAAGCATTTTTACATAATACATGTTATAATTATTCTGAAAATAACTATACATGAAGGAGCTTAAGATGAGCAAAGAGTATACGATTGGGTTGGATATTGGGACTAATTCCGTGGGATGGGCTGTGATAGATGATGAGTTTGAGTTAATAAAAAAGAAGCGTAAAGTGAGTACGTTTCAAAATGGTAAAATAATTGAGACCAAAAACAACCGGACTAATTTTTGGGGTGTAAGATTATTTGAGGAAGGTCATGTAGCAGCTGATAGAAGGATAAAGCGGACAGCTCGTAGACGTCTTGCAAGAAGAAAATGGCGATTGACACAGTTGCAAAAGATGTTTTATGAACCTCTACAAACTCTTGATGCTAATTTTTTTAGAAGGTTAGATGAAAGTTTTTTGCAATATGAGGATAAAGGTGTTAAAGATAGTTATCCACTTTTTCGTACTGAGATAGAAGAAAAAAAATATTATCAGCAATTCCCGACAATTTCTCATTTGAAAAAACGATTAGTTGACAATGTTATTTGTTTAAGGGATGATAATGGACAGTCAGTTTGGCAAAAGGTCAAAGATGATCAAAAAAAAGCTGATCTTCGAGAAATATATTTAGCCATTCATCATATTATGAAATACCGTGGTCATTTTTTATTTGAGGAATTTTCTCTAGAGTCGGATAATTTCAAAGAAGTATTAATTGATTTCATTGATAAATTTAATCAATATTTCGTTATTCAATCTGATAACAGCTTAGTTGGTAGACCATTAAATTTAACAGAAGATCAAGTTCTTGAGGTAGTGACCGATAAGAATAAATCAAAATCAGTGCAACAGTATGAGTTAGTAGATTTAGCGGATATGCAGAGTGATATACAAAAAGCATATAAAAATATATTAGCTGGTATTGTTGGAAATAAACTAAATCTTAAAACAATTTTTGGTAAATTTGTTTCAGAGAATGTTGACTGGGACGAAATCAAGTCTGAAAGTTCATTTCAATTTTCTAAAGAAAATATTGAAGAAGAAATTGAGAATTTACGAGAAGAATTGGGTGATGATCTTATTGACTTAGTATTATCTGCTAAGTCACTTTATGACGCAATTTCCTTAAAAAAAATACTAGATATAAGCGATAAAAATTCAAAAGCAATTTTTTCTACATCGATGGTTGAACGATATGAAAAACATAAGCTTGAATTGAAAGAACTTAAACATGTAATCAAAAGAGAATTTCCAAATAAATTTGAGGAAGTCTTTAAATCTGATGGTAAAATAAATAACTATAAAAATTATGTTAAGCAATGGACTAAATTAGATCAGAGAAAGACTAAAGTCAAGGAAGCTGATTTCTATGATTATATAAAAGGAATTTTGAAGGATTCCAAAACGCAAGCTACTGAAACTATTAGATTTAAAATTGAGCAAGGTGATTATTTACGTAAACAGAGAACATTTGATAATGGCAGTATACCCCATCAAGTTCATGAACAGGAATTAAAATTAATTTTAAAAAATCAAGCAATATTCTATCCATTCCTAACGGATATTTCTGATAATATTTTGAAAATGTTTAATTTTAGAATACCTTACTATGTAGGTCCTTTGGTGAACAATAAAAACAAAGACAATTCAGTTGCTGCATGGTTAGTTAAAAATGAGGGAGAAGAAGCAACATCTATTACACCTTGGAATTTTGATGCGGTTGTTAATTCTGATGAATCTTCTCTTGCATTTATAGAGCGAATGACTGGAAATGACACTTATTTAACAAATGAAAAAGCACTGCCTAAAAATTCCTTATTATATCAAAAATTTACTGTTTTTAATGAATTAACGAAAATTAGATATCGTGATAATCAAGGAAAATTACAATATTTTACAAAAGATGAGAAATCAGAAATCTTTGATAAATTTTTTAAAGTATTAACTTCTGTTTCTGGAAAAAATCTACACGACTATTTGGCCAGTAAAGGGATAGAAAGTTCTTATCTAAAAGGGCTTGATAAAGGCTTTAAGGGTAAATTTAATGCCAATTTTTCAAGTTATATTGTTTTGTCAAAAATACTTGATGATAAAGTGAAACTTGATGATGTTATGAATCAGGATATGTGGGAAGATATCGTCAAGATGATGACAGTTTTCGAAGATAAAAAGATTTTGAAACGTCAAATTGAAAAGAAATATACAAATGCTCTTTCACCGAGTGAAATTAAAAAATTATCTAAAAAACATTTTACAGGTTGGGGACGCTTGTCTTATAGATTAATTAATGGTATTCGGGATAAAGAATTTAATAAAACAATATTAGACTTTTTGATGACTGATGGCTCACATCGTAATTTGATGCAGCTTATTAATGACGACGGGTTAACGTTTAAAACTCAGATTGAAAAAGATAATGCTAGTCAAGTAATTGACCTAAATTATGATTGTATTGCAAGTATTTCAGGTAGTCCTGCTATTAAAAAAGGGATTTGGCAATCTTTGAAAATTGTTAAGGAAATTGAGGATATTATGGGTTATTCGCCTAAAAATATTGTCATTGAGTTCGCAAGGGAAAATGAGTCGACCAAGCGAACAAAGTCAGCTATTAAAGCATTGAAAGATAATTTTGCGAATTTTAATGAAAAAGATAAAGAAGTAAGTCAAAAATTGATCAAACTTGATGACAAAGTCAAGTTAAGTAAGCGTGAACGACTATACTTTATGCAAAATGGAAAAGATATGTATACCGGCTTACCACTTGATTTCGACAAATTATCAACTTATGATATAGATCATATTTATCCACAATCGTTAACGAAAGATGATTCATATGATAATACAGTATTGGTATCAAGTAAAGCAAATCGTGGAAAAAGTTCTGAAGTTATAAGTATAGAAATCCAAAATGCTAGACAAGGTCTTTGGGGTTCATTATCTAAAGTTGGATTGGTCTCTCCAAAAAAATTATCATATCTAAATACTAAGACATTAACAGAAGAGATAAAGGATGGTTTTATCAACCGTCAACTCGTTGAAACGAGACAAATTGTAAAACCTGTAGCAAGTTTTTTAAATCAGTATTATAACCATGATAATGCAGAAAATAAAGAAAAAGGTGTTAATATTTTAACACCTAAAGCGACACTTGCGAGTAATTTCAAAAAAATGCATGGTTTTAACAAGGTACGAGAATTGAATGATTATCATCATGCACATGATGCATACCTGAATGCTGCAATCAGCTTGATTATTTTACAAGCAAAACCTGAACTTTTGAAGGAACTTGTTTATGGTATGCATTATACACGTAAAGATAATAAAGAAAAAATAGGTACCTACTCAAAAAATGCGACGCAACGTAAAAAGATGTATGATTCTCTTTTGGACTTTACACTTGATGCCTATTTAACAAATGAAGATGGAGAAATCCTTTGGGAGTCTAATTATGTCATTCCTAAAATGAGAAAAATAATGAACTATCGTCAGATAAATATTACGAAAAAAGCAGAATTATTGACTGGTAAGTTTGGTGATGAGACTGTTTATCAAGCTGATGAAAAGTCCAAAAATTTTGCTTCCGGCTTAAAACGTTATTTATCTCCTCAAAAATATGGGGGAACAAAAAAGCCGATTTCCGGTTTTGCAGTAGTTATCTTAAATCGTAATGATGAAATTAAAACAGTCTCGATATCTTCAATGATATCAGAAAAATATTTGGGAACAGAAGATAAATTATCATTTATTCAAAATATTTATCCTAATGAAAAAATAGAAAACATTTTAGCAGAAAAAGTACGGAAGTATACGAGATATGTTTTACCTAATGGTGCTGTCCGATTAGTATCAAGTTATAAAGAAGCAAGCAATGGTATGCAATTACCAATGATGGACATACCGGATAAAAATTCAAAATTGGAAGACATAGAGAATACATTTGATAAACTAAGTAAATTTATTAGTGATAATAAACTATTTACTGAGGTAAAAATTAAGATTTTGAATTCGACTATTAGAGAAAACTTTAGTCATTTTGAAGTAAATGAAAAAATTGATTTAATTCAAGAATTGTTACGTGTTACTAAAGGGCAAAATCAAAATTTAAAAGTATTAT
Proteins encoded in this region:
- a CDS encoding endonuclease MutS2; its protein translation is MNNKILVTLEFDQIKAQVSQSLSTSQGQAEMQDLAPITDRDRIQKWFAELVEFGNIVQENGPVPLANTADLTEILRRIELDASLASQEFAKIKKVLRLVNETRRFFEHAVNVSFPVLSQTLDKFVDVGYLLGLLQIIDSAGALADTASSHLFSLRQTIKKSDSDVKKILAEILSKSQDHLTENIITIRQGRPVLAVRSDSKNKIPGVVHDMSASGQTFYIEPNRVVTLNNDIAQKRIEEKNEVSRILRELAEAIKPHTPDIRQNTWLIGQIDLINAKYRYQLANKATIPTISDHKAIKLYDARHPLIDPKTVVANDLFFDQTLETIVITGPNTGGKTITLKTLGVAQLMAQSGLPILADHGSQVGIFTEIFADIGDEQSIAQSLSTFSSHMTNIVKILGQVDHKSLVLFDELGAGTDPKEGAALAISILDFLKARHAKTLATTHYPELKAYGVETEGVENASMAFDLDNFKPTYRLVQGVPGRSNALEISRRLGLDSSILAEAAGFLTEDEHDVNVMIASLEQKNQDLTTSVANIRILEKENKLLHQDLSKSVESFKRDREKALNEARQEAQDIVKVAIDEADTILKNLQDKSLLKPHEIIEAKHQLGELAPELVDLSKNKVLKKAKAKRGLKPGVEVLVLSYNQRGNLIRLAKDGRWEVQMGLITTKLSEDEFDPIESEEITKKVKTKAVKKTVTSHIQAQLDLRGTRFEEAQKQLDDYLDQALLANLHQITVVHGIGTGVIREMVREYLQRSRHVKSYTYAPQNAGGSGATIVTLK
- the cas9 gene encoding type II CRISPR RNA-guided endonuclease Cas9 (Cas9, originally named Csn1, is the large, multifunctional signature protein of type II CRISPR/Cas systems. It is well known even to general audiences because its RNA-guided endonuclease activity has made it a popular tool for custom editing of eukaryotic genomes.) — encoded protein: MSKEYTIGLDIGTNSVGWAVIDDEFELIKKKRKVSTFQNGKIIETKNNRTNFWGVRLFEEGHVAADRRIKRTARRRLARRKWRLTQLQKMFYEPLQTLDANFFRRLDESFLQYEDKGVKDSYPLFRTEIEEKKYYQQFPTISHLKKRLVDNVICLRDDNGQSVWQKVKDDQKKADLREIYLAIHHIMKYRGHFLFEEFSLESDNFKEVLIDFIDKFNQYFVIQSDNSLVGRPLNLTEDQVLEVVTDKNKSKSVQQYELVDLADMQSDIQKAYKNILAGIVGNKLNLKTIFGKFVSENVDWDEIKSESSFQFSKENIEEEIENLREELGDDLIDLVLSAKSLYDAISLKKILDISDKNSKAIFSTSMVERYEKHKLELKELKHVIKREFPNKFEEVFKSDGKINNYKNYVKQWTKLDQRKTKVKEADFYDYIKGILKDSKTQATETIRFKIEQGDYLRKQRTFDNGSIPHQVHEQELKLILKNQAIFYPFLTDISDNILKMFNFRIPYYVGPLVNNKNKDNSVAAWLVKNEGEEATSITPWNFDAVVNSDESSLAFIERMTGNDTYLTNEKALPKNSLLYQKFTVFNELTKIRYRDNQGKLQYFTKDEKSEIFDKFFKVLTSVSGKNLHDYLASKGIESSYLKGLDKGFKGKFNANFSSYIVLSKILDDKVKLDDVMNQDMWEDIVKMMTVFEDKKILKRQIEKKYTNALSPSEIKKLSKKHFTGWGRLSYRLINGIRDKEFNKTILDFLMTDGSHRNLMQLINDDGLTFKTQIEKDNASQVIDLNYDCIASISGSPAIKKGIWQSLKIVKEIEDIMGYSPKNIVIEFARENESTKRTKSAIKALKDNFANFNEKDKEVSQKLIKLDDKVKLSKRERLYFMQNGKDMYTGLPLDFDKLSTYDIDHIYPQSLTKDDSYDNTVLVSSKANRGKSSEVISIEIQNARQGLWGSLSKVGLVSPKKLSYLNTKTLTEEIKDGFINRQLVETRQIVKPVASFLNQYYNHDNAENKEKGVNILTPKATLASNFKKMHGFNKVRELNDYHHAHDAYLNAAISLIILQAKPELLKELVYGMHYTRKDNKEKIGTYSKNATQRKKMYDSLLDFTLDAYLTNEDGEILWESNYVIPKMRKIMNYRQINITKKAELLTGKFGDETVYQADEKSKNFASGLKRYLSPQKYGGTKKPISGFAVVILNRNDEIKTVSISSMISEKYLGTEDKLSFIQNIYPNEKIENILAEKVRKYTRYVLPNGAVRLVSSYKEASNGMQLPMMDIPDKNSKLEDIENTFDKLSKFISDNKLFTEVKIKILNSTIRENFSHFEVNEKIDLIQELLRVTKGQNQNLKVLSKAGLGTTAQQLQSENIITNETTLIHQSVTGLYETRVKLK